In one window of Tumebacillus algifaecis DNA:
- a CDS encoding YczE/YyaS/YitT family protein, which yields MQLESNTNGRMLVEASWKFHLRRMVVLNIGFLVMCIGFVSIVRAGLGASPWDVFHMGLTLHTPLTFGTAQQVSGIFLLVLVCWLARSRPTVGCLLNIALVGLYCDLIFDLMPAPTIWWQQWPQFLIGLLFTGYGVGIYIACNLGAGPRDWLMLVLHQRTGIAIRWVRTMIEVGVVVVGILLGGPFGIGTIMFSLLIGHPTEWGIKWAARVVGPLVERREIKHEIIH from the coding sequence GTGCAACTAGAGAGCAACACTAACGGGCGAATGTTGGTCGAAGCATCGTGGAAGTTTCATCTGCGCCGTATGGTCGTGCTCAACATCGGATTTTTGGTAATGTGCATCGGCTTTGTCAGCATCGTGCGTGCCGGACTGGGTGCATCGCCGTGGGATGTGTTTCACATGGGGCTGACCTTGCACACGCCGCTGACGTTCGGCACTGCTCAGCAAGTATCGGGAATTTTCTTGCTGGTGCTGGTTTGCTGGCTGGCGCGCAGTCGCCCGACAGTGGGATGTTTGCTCAACATCGCGTTGGTCGGTTTGTATTGCGATTTGATTTTTGATCTGATGCCTGCGCCGACGATCTGGTGGCAGCAGTGGCCGCAATTTTTGATCGGTTTGCTGTTTACTGGGTACGGCGTGGGTATTTATATAGCTTGTAACCTAGGGGCCGGCCCCCGCGATTGGCTGATGCTGGTGCTGCATCAGCGCACAGGCATCGCCATTCGCTGGGTACGTACGATGATCGAAGTCGGGGTTGTCGTCGTTGGGATACTGCTCGGCGGCCCGTTTGGAATCGGCACCATCATGTTCTCCCTGTTGATCGGTCATCCGACCGAATGGGGCATCAAATGGGCAGCACGGGTAGTTGGACCGTTGGTAGAGAGGAGAGAGATCAAGCATGAAATTATCCACTAA
- a CDS encoding replication-associated recombination protein A, translating to MDLFGFQAQEEQKQNAPLAARMRPQNLEELIGQEAIIGQGKLLRRAIETDKLTSLIFFGPPGTGKTTIAKIIAGHTKSMFRSINAVTAGIADIRKVVEEAKNALSMYSQRTVLFVDEIHRFNKAQQDALLPHVEEGLVILIGATTENPFFEVNAALLSRSQIFRLQSHHEEDLIRMAERALSLPQRGLGHLNVQMEQAALQHIARYADGDARRMYNALELAVLSTPPDANGVIHVTLDEAAESIQRRVVRYDKNADAHYDTVSAFIKSIRGSDPDAALYWLAKMIDAGEDPKFIARRIIISASEDIGNADPRALQVAVSAMQALEMIGMPEGRIILAQAVTYLATAPKSNAAYMGINNALQMIRDGSTVEVPPHLRDAHYKGAAKLGHGQGYLYPHDFPGNYVEQSYLPQELLGQTFYAPTRNGYEQIISDRLQYWRVKRNEG from the coding sequence TTGGATCTGTTTGGATTTCAGGCTCAGGAAGAGCAGAAGCAGAACGCCCCTCTCGCCGCTAGGATGCGCCCACAAAATTTGGAGGAACTGATTGGCCAAGAGGCGATCATCGGACAGGGGAAACTACTGCGCCGCGCCATCGAAACGGACAAGTTGACCTCGTTGATCTTCTTCGGTCCGCCCGGCACTGGGAAAACGACGATTGCGAAAATCATCGCCGGGCACACCAAGTCGATGTTTCGCTCGATCAATGCGGTGACAGCAGGGATTGCTGACATTCGCAAAGTGGTCGAAGAAGCGAAAAACGCGTTGTCGATGTACAGCCAGCGAACCGTGCTGTTCGTCGATGAGATCCATCGCTTTAACAAAGCGCAACAGGACGCTCTACTGCCCCATGTCGAAGAAGGGTTGGTCATCTTGATCGGGGCAACGACGGAGAATCCGTTTTTCGAAGTCAACGCCGCTCTGCTCTCGCGCTCGCAGATCTTCCGTTTGCAGTCGCACCATGAGGAAGATTTGATCCGTATGGCGGAACGCGCTTTGTCATTGCCGCAGCGCGGGCTTGGCCACCTCAACGTTCAGATGGAACAAGCGGCGCTTCAGCACATCGCCCGCTATGCGGACGGAGATGCGCGTCGCATGTACAATGCGTTGGAACTGGCTGTGCTGTCCACCCCGCCCGATGCCAATGGCGTGATCCACGTTACGCTCGATGAAGCGGCCGAATCGATTCAGCGCCGTGTTGTGCGCTATGATAAAAATGCGGATGCCCATTATGACACCGTGTCCGCTTTTATTAAATCGATTCGCGGCTCCGACCCGGACGCGGCGTTGTACTGGCTGGCCAAGATGATCGATGCCGGAGAAGACCCGAAGTTTATCGCGCGCCGCATCATCATCTCCGCATCGGAAGACATTGGCAATGCCGACCCGCGCGCACTGCAAGTCGCCGTGTCGGCCATGCAGGCGCTGGAGATGATCGGGATGCCGGAAGGGCGGATCATTTTAGCGCAAGCGGTGACCTACTTGGCGACCGCGCCGAAGTCAAATGCGGCCTACATGGGCATCAACAACGCCTTACAGATGATTCGCGACGGCAGCACGGTCGAAGTGCCTCCGCATTTACGAGATGCGCATTACAAAGGGGCAGCCAAACTGGGCCATGGTCAGGGCTACCTCTATCCGCATGATTTCCCGGGGAATTATGTCGAGCAAAGCTATCTCCCGCAAGAGCTTTTGGGGCAGACGTTCTATGCACCAACTCGCAATGGATATGAACAGATCATCTCAGACCGACTTCAGTACTGGCGAGTCAAGCGAAACGAGGGATAA